From Nonlabens sp. Ci31, the proteins below share one genomic window:
- the glmM gene encoding phosphoglucosamine mutase: MTLIKSISGIRGTIGGAPGDNLTPLDAVKFASAYAIWIKENVGKAAPKVVIGRDARLSGSMIQSLVQNTLIGMGCHIVDLGLSTTPTVELAVPNEQADGGIILTASHNPKQWNALKLLNSKGEFLDGAEGQKILDSADKEDFYYSEVDDLGTVQIIEDYIDRHIQMVLDMEVTQIEAIKAAGFKVVVDGVNSTGGIAIPALCKALGVEVVELYCDPTGHFPHNPEPLKEHLGDLCKAVKEHQAHFGITVDPDVDRLAFVDETGEMFGEEYTLVACADYILGHKKGNTVSNLSSSRALRDVTEKHGGTYYAAAVGEVNVVQKMKEKHAVIGGEGNGGIIYPESHYGRDALVGVAMFLSLLTEKKMKVSELRASYPSYFMSKKKVQLVKGMPVDAILADIHKKYETEEVTSIDGIKIDFADQWVHMRKSNTEPIIRIYTEAPTQKTADDLADRFIAELEEIAQQHA; this comes from the coding sequence ATGACTCTTATAAAATCTATTTCAGGAATACGTGGAACCATAGGCGGTGCACCAGGTGATAATCTAACTCCTTTAGACGCGGTTAAGTTTGCCAGCGCCTATGCCATATGGATCAAAGAAAACGTCGGTAAAGCGGCTCCTAAAGTAGTTATAGGAAGAGATGCCAGGTTAAGCGGCTCGATGATACAATCCTTAGTACAAAACACCTTGATAGGTATGGGGTGTCATATCGTAGATTTAGGGTTGAGTACGACTCCAACTGTAGAACTTGCGGTACCTAATGAACAGGCAGACGGCGGTATCATTCTTACGGCTAGTCATAACCCAAAACAATGGAATGCTTTAAAGTTACTGAATAGCAAAGGAGAATTTTTAGATGGAGCAGAAGGACAGAAAATTCTAGACAGTGCAGATAAAGAAGATTTCTATTATTCGGAAGTGGACGATCTAGGAACGGTTCAAATCATAGAAGATTATATAGACCGTCATATTCAAATGGTGCTGGATATGGAAGTTACTCAAATAGAGGCCATCAAAGCGGCTGGATTTAAAGTGGTCGTAGATGGTGTGAACAGTACCGGAGGTATCGCTATTCCAGCATTATGTAAAGCACTAGGAGTAGAAGTAGTAGAGTTGTACTGCGACCCTACAGGTCACTTTCCTCATAATCCAGAACCTCTTAAAGAACACTTAGGAGATTTATGTAAAGCGGTAAAAGAACACCAAGCACACTTTGGAATCACGGTAGATCCAGATGTAGATCGATTAGCATTTGTGGATGAAACAGGAGAAATGTTTGGAGAAGAATATACCTTAGTCGCTTGTGCAGATTACATATTAGGTCACAAAAAAGGAAATACGGTTTCTAACCTTTCTTCCTCAAGAGCTCTACGTGATGTGACTGAAAAGCATGGTGGTACTTACTACGCAGCAGCGGTAGGTGAGGTCAACGTGGTGCAAAAAATGAAAGAAAAACACGCGGTTATAGGTGGAGAAGGAAATGGGGGTATCATCTATCCTGAATCACATTACGGAAGAGATGCCTTAGTAGGTGTAGCGATGTTTCTTTCTTTACTTACTGAAAAGAAAATGAAAGTAAGCGAATTAAGAGCCAGTTACCCTTCTTATTTTATGAGCAAGAAAAAAGTACAGCTGGTTAAAGGAATGCCAGTAGACGCTATTCTAGCGGATATTCATAAAAAATACGAAACTGAAGAAGTAACGAGTATTGATGGTATTAAGATCGATTTTGCAGACCAATGGGTGCACATGAGAAAATCCAATACAGAACCTATTATACGTATCTATACAGAGGCGCCTACTCAAAAAACAGCTGATGATTTAGCAGATCGTTTTATAGCTGAACTCGAGGAGATAGCTCAACAGCACGCGTAG